The Exiguobacterium aurantiacum DSM 6208 genome includes a window with the following:
- a CDS encoding methyl-accepting chemotaxis protein yields the protein MQWTLMPIVIVLFLTTFGWFALQAERQLTTEVEKRLYREATVVRETVKATYGAYVTSEKLLARSLKSTYMQQASILSADGLEASQYLLRDGGVERLTGKEIRSFESDVAALAGTGPRVIEGTDTFLSIVPIPELKADYILVVSKQSVLGTMWSLRQSVTVMILLSMVGIILLLNRMIHRELRPVTLFAEHLRDAVKRRTFTPVDLRAKSFEMSQLEGEYNTLIGLWNTSIDTMTETSTAFESSLPTFMSQLGRNAEQLTGFQEVVRAVEQTSASYQSYTVETTSRFSDVTDRINELQEDIQRVDEQAERLKLTLMEERSSFSSLQGVSSQFEQKATSIRQRLLESETVSVEAERALQTILSVAAATKMLALNASIEAARAGEHGKGFAVVAHEVGQLAKVTNDSSVSGVAAIEAIRREREVTLKDMDLLSGDILRLGEQLFRLEAGIETIDHGVRHQIDFYQSIGDKMAKTGAELLQMAEAVEPLQEIGRALDEKLNGLYEGVSGFADAQTMLNDTGDELGHQSQRLQQVLCELVPTEES from the coding sequence TTGCAATGGACGCTCATGCCGATTGTCATCGTCTTATTTTTGACGACGTTCGGATGGTTCGCGTTGCAAGCGGAACGACAGTTGACCACGGAAGTAGAAAAACGGCTGTACCGCGAGGCGACGGTCGTACGGGAGACGGTCAAGGCGACGTATGGCGCTTACGTCACGAGTGAGAAACTGCTCGCCCGCTCATTGAAATCCACATACATGCAACAAGCCTCCATCTTGTCGGCGGACGGACTGGAGGCAAGTCAATATTTATTGCGAGACGGTGGGGTGGAACGGCTGACAGGGAAAGAGATTCGGTCGTTCGAGTCTGATGTCGCCGCCTTGGCAGGGACGGGTCCCCGAGTAATCGAAGGGACGGATACGTTCCTGTCCATTGTGCCGATCCCGGAATTGAAAGCGGATTATATACTTGTCGTCTCGAAACAGTCCGTACTCGGAACGATGTGGTCGCTTCGGCAAAGTGTCACCGTCATGATTCTCTTGTCCATGGTAGGCATCATATTATTGCTCAATCGCATGATTCATCGCGAACTGAGACCGGTGACGTTGTTCGCCGAGCATTTACGAGATGCCGTCAAACGCAGGACGTTCACACCGGTCGACTTGCGGGCGAAATCGTTCGAGATGAGTCAGCTCGAAGGAGAGTACAACACGTTGATCGGGTTGTGGAATACGTCCATCGATACGATGACGGAGACGTCGACGGCGTTCGAGTCGAGTTTGCCGACCTTTATGAGCCAGTTAGGGCGGAACGCCGAACAACTGACCGGATTTCAAGAAGTGGTTCGTGCCGTTGAACAGACGAGCGCATCGTATCAATCCTATACTGTCGAGACGACAAGCCGTTTTTCAGACGTCACGGATCGAATCAACGAGCTCCAAGAGGATATTCAACGCGTTGATGAGCAGGCGGAGAGATTGAAACTGACACTCATGGAAGAGCGGTCATCGTTCAGCTCGCTCCAAGGCGTGAGTAGCCAGTTCGAACAGAAAGCGACCTCGATTCGTCAGCGATTGCTCGAAAGTGAGACAGTATCTGTCGAAGCGGAACGCGCGCTTCAAACGATTTTATCGGTTGCGGCAGCGACGAAAATGTTGGCGCTCAACGCCTCGATTGAAGCGGCGAGGGCGGGCGAACACGGTAAAGGGTTTGCCGTCGTGGCTCATGAGGTCGGCCAACTCGCGAAAGTGACGAACGATTCGTCGGTGTCCGGCGTTGCGGCCATAGAGGCAATCCGTCGCGAGCGAGAGGTTACTTTGAAGGATATGGACCTATTAAGCGGAGACATTCTGCGTTTAGGCGAACAACTTTTTCGACTCGAAGCAGGAATCGAGACGATTGATCACGGCGTGCGTCATCAAATCGACTTCTATCAATCCATCGGCGACAAGATGGCGAAGACCGGAGCGGAGTTGTTGCAAATGGCCGAAGCGGTCGAACCACTCCAAGAAATCGGTCGAGCGCTCGATGAGAAGTTAAATGGACTATACGAGGGCGTGTCCGGCTTTGCGGACGCCCAAACGATGTTGAACGATACAGGCGATGAGCTCGGACATCAAAGTCAACGCCTACAACAAGTATTGTGTGAGCTTGTCCCGACAGAAGAGTCATAA
- a CDS encoding Na/Pi cotransporter family protein, with the protein MLFMFFGGLGIFLFGIKSMGDGLQKSAGNRLRDILDKYTTNPFLGVLAGIIVTVLIQSSSGTTVITVGLVSAGFMTLRQAIGVIMGANIGTTVTAFIIGFDVGAYALPMIAIGAVFLFFFKKERFQHLGQVVFGLGALFYGLELMGDGMRPLRSSEYFIDLTQSMSDNPFLGVIVGTVFTVLVQSSSATIGILQELYAGGSIELDAALPVLFGDNIGTTITAILASIGASVAARRTAAAHVIFNLIGTVIFLIILPLFIQYILWITDLLAIESKMQIAFAHGTFNIANTFIQFWFIGAIAWMVTKLVPGEDSIVDTKAQHLDPIFIQQSPSIAVEQAKYEVIRMGDFAKLGLDEARNYMATGDKKHSEKSAHIEEALNSLNAKITDYLVKLAAVDLTEQESKEHKTLMHAINDIERIGDHVENIIELIDYKTATRVTLSADAQKELTEMYDLTRETLEKSLQTLASGDMNEARQVIEMEAKLDMLERQFRKNHVVRLNTGECDGQAGMFFVDMLSNLERIGDHAMNITEITLEDSNNEMTV; encoded by the coding sequence ATGTTATTCATGTTTTTTGGAGGTCTAGGGATCTTCCTATTCGGAATCAAATCGATGGGAGACGGCCTTCAGAAGTCAGCAGGAAATCGTCTGCGCGACATCCTTGATAAGTATACAACGAATCCATTTCTCGGGGTACTCGCCGGGATTATCGTAACTGTCTTGATTCAATCGTCGTCAGGTACGACCGTCATCACGGTCGGACTCGTCAGCGCCGGCTTCATGACACTCCGTCAAGCGATTGGGGTCATCATGGGGGCGAACATCGGGACAACTGTCACGGCGTTCATCATCGGTTTCGATGTCGGGGCGTACGCGCTTCCGATGATTGCAATCGGTGCCGTCTTCTTATTCTTCTTTAAGAAAGAGCGGTTCCAACATCTTGGACAAGTAGTATTTGGACTCGGTGCACTTTTCTACGGTCTTGAACTCATGGGTGACGGGATGCGTCCGCTCCGTTCAAGCGAGTACTTCATTGACTTGACTCAATCGATGAGTGACAATCCGTTTCTCGGTGTCATCGTCGGTACAGTGTTCACGGTTCTCGTTCAATCGTCTTCAGCTACGATCGGGATTTTACAAGAACTTTACGCAGGTGGTTCGATCGAACTTGATGCCGCCCTCCCGGTTCTTTTCGGTGACAACATCGGGACGACGATTACGGCAATCCTTGCCTCAATCGGTGCTTCAGTAGCAGCTCGCCGCACAGCAGCGGCACACGTTATCTTTAACTTGATTGGTACGGTCATCTTCTTGATCATCTTGCCACTCTTCATACAATATATTTTATGGATCACAGATTTGCTCGCCATCGAGTCGAAAATGCAAATCGCCTTCGCTCACGGTACGTTTAACATTGCGAACACGTTCATCCAGTTCTGGTTCATCGGAGCGATTGCTTGGATGGTCACGAAACTCGTACCAGGCGAAGATTCGATTGTCGATACGAAAGCTCAACATTTAGATCCAATCTTCATCCAGCAGTCGCCTTCGATTGCTGTCGAACAAGCGAAATACGAAGTCATTCGCATGGGCGATTTCGCGAAACTAGGTTTGGACGAGGCACGTAACTACATGGCGACTGGCGATAAGAAACACTCTGAAAAGTCAGCTCACATTGAAGAAGCGCTCAACTCGCTCAACGCGAAAATCACGGATTATCTCGTCAAACTTGCTGCGGTCGATTTGACAGAGCAAGAGTCGAAAGAGCACAAGACGTTGATGCATGCAATCAACGACATCGAGCGAATCGGTGACCATGTTGAGAACATCATCGAGTTGATTGACTATAAGACAGCGACTCGCGTGACGCTCTCGGCAGACGCGCAAAAAGAATTGACTGAAATGTATGATTTGACACGGGAAACACTTGAGAAGTCGCTTCAAACGCTCGCAAGCGGGGATATGAACGAAGCCCGTCAAGTGATTGAAATGGAAGCGAAACTCGATATGCTCGAGCGTCAGTTCCGTAAGAACCACGTCGTTCGCCTCAACACAGGTGAATGTGACGGCCAAGCTGGTATGTTCTTCGTCGATATGCTCTCGAACTTGGAGCGCATCGGTGACCATGCGATGAACATCACAGAGATCACGCTCGAAGATTCAAACAACGAAATGACGGTATAA